The genome window TGTGTGTTGTATCGGCTAACGGCAAGATTGATTCCATTTTCTTATCCACGCTCATACACGCCACACCTGTCTATTTCGAGACAAACGATAATACTCGTCATGACGAAGAGACATCTGGCACCAAATTGCtgcaaaataacaaaaactttCCACACTTTCACTTTTACGTGCCCATTTGACTAGTATAGTTAGTCAAATCCATTGAAATGCTATTGCCTGTTTGAACTTATTTGAAGCAAAGAACTCGTTTTCCAATGCTCAAAGCACAAAACTTacttccttatatatatatatatatatccaaaccTTGGTTGACATTTCTCCAAAACCCTCCATGCGAGTTGCGAGCCTTCAATTTATAATCCTAGTCGGCCATATATGTCCATCATTCTCCTCGTAATTTCTTCTTTGACTAATCGATCTATATCTCTACGTTTTCCTATATAGATGTGATTTAATTTGATGTTGGATGAACTTGCACGTACGCATGCTTGATGGATTGGGATTTGCAAGCTATTGTGGGATGCACCAAAGCCCCTGCAGCCACCGTGATGGACAACCCGCATCTCATTTTTTCTCAACATTTCTGTCCTGAAGAACAAGATGACCTACTTTGCAATTTTCAGGAATTCTCAGAAACCACAACGGTGGTTGATGAATTAGAAGAGCTTTACAAACCTTCCTACCCTCGTCATGTTCATGACAACCCTCTTCCCGTCGTTGCAAATTCCCCACCTATCCTCGATGAAAAAGTCAAAGAACTCAAACCATCAGACAAAACAGCATCTAGATGTAAAAAAAGGTATTCATCATGCATCCAactgaatttgaaaattgatactactatttttctttacattAAAAGTGaagatattatataatattactattaatttCTCAGCAAGAAGCGGCAGAAGAATAAGAGGGTGGTGACAGCTGCAGATGGTGTTTCGGACCCATGGGCATGGCGTAAATATGGGCAGAAACCAATAAAGGGGTCACCTTATCCTCGTAGCTATTATAGATGTAGCAGCTCCAAAGGGTGCTTAGCTAGGAAACACGTGGAACGGAGTCATTTGGATCCTGGAGTTTTCATAGTTACCTACACTGCAGAACACAGCGATCCTCACCCTACATGCAAAAACTCacaacaaagaaagaacagttccACAATTCCACTTCCAACTACAAGAACTCGGGATGATCAACACACATTAATACCTGTGGTGGCGGAGGCTATCGAAGATGAGCATGAAGAAATTAAGGAGCTTAAGAAAGAGGAAGATTTTGTAGAAGGTGTTGGTTTCCAAGCATCGAAGTTGAGGAACTAAAAGGACTTGCATTAGATGACCGTGGCTTCGTGAATAGTATACATAGGTGGTTCGTCTCAACTCATGCAATCTAATTAACGTAGTGACATGTATTTCATAAATTTAGGCTTGCCATTTTTTCAAAGTGTGATTTGTTTTGTCTGTAGTAAATCTTTCGTTCTTCGTTGGGATACTTCCATGCAActgaatatatatgaataacCATTATCACTGCAACTAACGGTTTTAAatgattaactatatttagccttttattgtaattaattaacattaacaTACTGATACACTCtaagtaatgatttttttttttaaaaaaactaaaagtattATTAGAttctgcaaaaaaatattttttaatgaaattttaacatattttattgaaattaaaatgaaagttatttattcaagataataaaataagtaaaaacaaacaaacaaacaaattctTCTAAACAGACACGGCAATTTTGCAGCGATGGGATACTGTAGATACGTATAATGTATAATGTATtattgcaatactgtagatacGTACGTTTTGAAATTTACCATCAGAGAGAGCGGAGTCTCCCCTCCACTTTACTCGTTGGGTGGTGGGCAAGTTCCCCGAGCGTTGTCCTTCAAAAAACAAGATGGCTTTGCCAAGAGTATCTGCATAGTCAGAATTATTTGCCGATGAACTCATGTAATGACTAGTCCATTATTAATGTGACTAGGCATGGCACACCACAAGAACAATACACCAATGAATACCAAATTGTACCCCATGATATATGACTCTCTTAACTAACTATGAAggattcagctaaagttgttagtatatatatagaaaTCACTATATAATGGGTTAGTACTTGGAGTTCGAGGACCAAGTTAACCTCCTAAAGCAAAGAAGATAAGAAGGTTTTGATAATTTTCTCATATTACAGAAGCGCTACTTACAATTATATATAGTGGATACTAGGGGACAAGTGCCCGACAACCAAAAAACGAAAAGATAAGTGAATCAAGGAATATCCTAACAGAATGATATTCCTATTATTCTCCACTACCTAAAGGCACGATCTGGTGCCTACTATCTAATGCGCGCTTCCATCACGTACGGTGCATGCTGCATGGGCCTCTACTATCCATGTTGTACGTAATCTTTTAAGTAAGCTGGGGTTGTGGCCTTTCTTTTGGGCCTCATAAAACTTACTTCCTATAGACCCTTGGTGCTATTCGTATCATTCCCGAGCCCATCAAgcaacaccttgtcctcaaggtggtgAGCAGCCTTAAGGACAGACCAATCCTCCCATGATGTTTCATCAAGATGCAACCCCAGCCATTGAACCAACACCATCTGTTTCAGACCTGAAGCTGAAGGGATACTCTTTGTTGCCATAATTGTTAATAGGGTAACCATCGGTTGATTGTCAAACGCCATTGGTGGTAGTTCCACAGTTTCTATAGGAGTAGAGGATTCTACATAGGGCTTAAGGATGGAACAGAGAAACACAGGGTGCATGCGTGATTGCTCAGGCAACTTCAGTTTATAAGCAACCTTGCCCATTCGTTCGATAACTTGGAACAATCCATAATAGCGCTTGGCAAGTTTCGAATATGTTGTGCCTATGGCATATATTTGTCGATGTGGTCACAGCTTTACCATGACCCAGTCACCTTCCTTAAACTCATGATCCCGACGATGAGTGTCTGCAATGGTTTTCATATGTGATTGTGACTTCAACAGCTTACGTCGCAGCAAAGTAAACACGGCTTCCCTTTGACTTAATAAGTCATCAACAACGTCAATTTTTGAAGTTCCTATGATATATTGAGGGAAGTTGGGGGGGCTTTCTACCGAAGGTAACCTCGAATGGTGACATGCCAGTAGTCGAATGGGAAAAGGTGTTGTATGACCATTCGGCCCATAACAAGAAACGCCCTCAGGAAGATGGTTTTCGATGGACAAATGATTGTAAATATTGCTCGACTACACGATTGGCAACTTCCGTTTGcccatctgtttgaggatgataggCCGAACTCATTCGAAGTTTGGTGCCGCTAAGGGAGAACAACTCCTGCCAAAATTTGCTGATAAACAATTGGTCACGATATGAAACCATACTTCTGGGCATGCCATGAAGTTTACCAACCAGCTCCATGAAAAGAAGAGCCACCACATGTGCAGTGTGATGCGTGGGAAGCATACCCAGGTGAAGGCCCTTCGAAAAGTGATCAATGATAACAAGGATGCATGTATGGTCGGGATACGCCAGAAGACCCACGATGAAATCCATCGACAAATCCTCCCAAGGTTGAGCTGGCACAAGTAGAGGACAAAGCAATTATGCAGGCTTCTAGGTCTCATATTTAGTATGTTGGCAGTTTAGGCAACTGACAAGGAATTTGCGAGTATCCTCATGGATGGTGCTCCAAATGAAATTGTCCTCTAAGTGGttcaaggttttttttattCCCATATGCCCCCCTGCCGGGGATTGATGAAATTCAACAAGCAGTGCCCTAATGAAGGAGTTATTCGAAGGTAACTAGATGCGACCTCTGTGCATGATGAAATCTAGAGTTAATGAATACTCAGGATAAGTTGTAGGATTAGCATGGATATCATCACGAAGCTTAACAAATTCATCATTTGAAAGCAGCTCTTTGCGAATGTTGTCGAGGAATAAGAATTGCGGCATTGACAAGATGAAGAGAGACCTTGCGGACAACTCCATTGACCGCGAGAGAGCGTCGGCAACCACATTGGTTTTGCCTGTCCGATACTGGATCGTATAATCAAAGCCCAACAATCTTGCTAGATATCGGTGTTGTTTGGGAGTTTGAATCGCTTGGTTCATCATATCCTTCAGGCTACGGTGATCCGTTAATATCACAAAATGGTGCCCCAACAAGTATTGGCGCCACTTTTTGACGGCGGTGGTAATGGGGGCAAGCTCGCGGACATAGGTGAAGGAACTTAGCAATTTCGGGCAGAATTGTTTGCTGAAAAAGACTATCGAGTGTCCACCTTGCGAAAGAACGACGCCCATGCCCAACCTCGACGCGTCCGTTTCCACCACGAAAGGGATGGTGAAATCAGGTAAAGCCAACACCAGTGAGTGGTTGATGGCGTCTTTGAGAGCTTGAAAGGCAGAGGCAGCTTCCGAGGACCACACAAATTGGTCGTGGCCCAATAGCTTTGTTAGTGGTGTGGCCAAGGTGGCGTACCCTTTAATGAACCGGCGGTAGAAACCAGCTAAACCGAAAAAACCCCGTAGTGCCCTGGTTGTGCGCGGATGAGGCCACTGCTGAATGGCTTACACCTTGTCTGGTACGGGCTTGACACCTTCGTCGGATACCACATGACCCAGATATTCAATCTAGTTCTGAGCAAATGAGCACTTCGAGAGTTTGAGGGAGAATCGGCCAGCCACCAGAACCTGAAAAGCACTCTCCAAATGTACCAAGTGGTCAGTGAAATTTTTGCTATATATCAAGATATCGTCGAAGAATACGATGATATGTTTACGCAGGTAGGGTTGGAATAGCTGATTCATTGTAGCCTGGAAGGAGGACGGAGCATTGCATAGCCCAAAGGGCATCACGCGAAATTCGTAGTGACCATGATGGGTGCGAAAAACGGTCTTACTGATGTTGGCTTCATTCATCAAAATCTGATGATATCCCTGCATCAGGTCGAGCTTGGAAAACCATTTGGCGTCGTCGAGTTCGTCAAGCAACTCATCCACCGTGGGAATGGGGAAACGATCACGTATGGTTATGGCATATTGAGCTCgataatcaacacaaaaacgCCACGAGCCATCTCGTTTCTTCACAAGTAATACCGGCAACGAGAAAGGGCTAGAGCTGGGTTGGATGAGGCCATGTTGAAGCATTGAAGCTACCTGGTTTTCAATTTCATGTTTCTGATAATAGGGATATCGGTGGGGTCGGATGTTAACTAGAGAAGAGTTGGGAAAGAGATTGATGGTATGGTTTGTTGGGCGAAAGGGGGGTAAGTCATTGAGGGGTTGAAACAGGGCAGCGTATTTGGTGGTTAAGGTGTTGATGGCAGTCAAGGGGTGCGAAACTAGTGAAGGTTGGGTTGGAGGGGGCTCAAGGAGAATGTGGAAGAAGGTATTGGTGGTTTAGGCGTGAAGGATCCACTAGAGCTGGGAAGGCGAGCCATGCTAAGGCGGGGCCTTCCATGTAGAAGGAAGCAATCGTGAGACGCTCATGGTCAGGGGTGGCATGATACTTAAAGAACTGAGTTATCTTGAATATCCAACCTGTTGGGTCAGACCCGTCGAAGCGGGGAACCTCTAGCTTCATATGGTGAGAGGGGTCCGAGGGTGACAATGTTGAAGGGTTTGTGGAAGAAGATGCAAGAGTATGTGGGGTGTGATGAGAGGTTTCAAATTGGGTCATACGATGAAGGAGATCATCAATTTTAGGGGACATGGAAAGATGGGAGGAGGTGAGTTTGGCAATGGTGTCTTCCAGGCGATCCACATTAGCTTTGGAACGAGTTGCCTCAGCCATTGCAATGAAAGCACCAACGTTAGTACTTGGAGTTCGAGGACCAAGTTAACCTCCTAAAGCAAAGAAGAGAACAAGGTTCTGGTAATTTTCTCATATATTGCAGAAGTGCTACTTACAATTATATATAGGGGATACTAGGGGACAAGTGTCCGACAACCAAAAAACGGAAAGATAAGTGAATCAAGAATATCCTAACAAAATGATATTCCTATTATTCTCCACTACCTAAAGGTACGATCTGGTGCATACTACCTAATGTGCACTTCCATCACATACGGTGCATGCTGCATGGGCCTCTGCTATCCATGTTGTACGTAATCTTATAAGTAAGCTGGGGTTGTGGCCTTTCTTTTGAGCCTCATAGAACTTGCTTCTTGTAGACCCATGGTGCTATTCGTATCATAATGCATATGAGAATTAATCAAAGTCAGACTAAATGAGTCACAGAGATAGCTAGGTTACATGGTTTAAGTGTTGCATGGACAATAGATATATTAATTCTGAACCCCCATTCCCTATTAACACCATATCATGTTGTTTTTCGTGTTTGTGATGTCTTCTTCTTCGTATGCGACTCCTTCATGATTGCCAAGATTTCTTTTTTGGGAGTTTACCTAAGATTATCGATTTTCATACAGAAAGTGGcacaataaattttgataatttttatctCTTGAGGTTAATCCCATGACTTATAATTATggaaatatcttatttttagtataaaaactataaaataatttataaatgaaatatttaatatttgaaattattttttcattatgttcaatatatatatatatatatatatatatatattaaaattttgtctaaaaaattaaaaataaggataaaataaaaaataaatccaatTTTAAACACCgattgaataataaataagttaatgTTAAACACATTCCATAtctgaaaaatatgaaaaatacttaatatttattttcttataaaggaataaaaaattaagtaaaaaagactaaaattattcATAAGAAACTGCAAAAAGCAAAGTAAATTAGATGAGATAATTTATCtcttacaaaataatattcCAATCCAATTTACCAAAAAAGTGTGATTTGTGATAATAATATAGATAGGGAGAGGAAGGAAGGTAGAAGTGGGGTTCTTTCTGGGTATAAAGCAAAGCGTGTTTGGGTACGGGGGAAAGCAAGGGATGATTTGAAGAGAAGAGTCTagaaacaacacaacacaacgcGAATGGCTACGGCGCTGGAGAAGAAAGCGAAGGAGGCATTCTTCGACGACGAATTCGGTCTGGCCGTCGATCTCTACTCTGAAGCCATACGATTGGATCCGAACGACGCCAATCTCTTCGCGGACAGAGCCCAAGCCCATATCAAACTCAACGCTTTCACTGAAGCCGTTTCCGATGCCAACAAATCCATCCAATTAAACCCTTCCTTGCCCAAGGCCTATCTTCGTAAAGCCACCGCTTGTATCAAACTCCAAGAATATCACACCGCCAAGGTAGCGCTTCAAAACGGTGCCGCTTTTGCCCAAGACGATTCAAGATTCGCCAACTTGATTCAACAATGTGATCGCTGCATTGCAGGTCAGCTTACTAAAACCTCCTCTTGTTTAGGTTTCAAGTGAAGTGTGAATTTCACATTTGCTTTCTTGAATTTCATTTACCAGAGGAATCAAGTGGCCTTACTAGCACCTTGTCTTCCCATTTGAGCAATAGAAATCATGGGATGACTAAAGAAGAAGCTGAAGGAGACAGTTTGCTTTCCCAAAAGAATGAAGCCACACTAAACAGACCAAAATACAGGTTCTCACTTCTTTAATCCCATGCTCTTATTTCTTAACTTACTAAATTCGTTATTAATTCAACAAGATAACTTATTTCCGTCTTCTCATTTTTTCTGCCATGGCTTTACCTACAATTCCCATGGAGATGGTTGATAGGAAACATTATGTAGaacattttaaatgataatttataatcatATTACTAGGTCCATGTTTTGATTAAGCTTATTATCGGATCAtcaaaaaaagcttttaatcaAGACCTTCCTGGGAtagcttttctttttaatgattatttccCCCAAAACAAAGGGCTTTTCAGATATGCACTAGGGGGGTCCCTTTACCCGTGTGATACACTTTGTTGATATGTCATGTGACAATGTTAGAaactttaattgaatttttttttttggtatgtcTGTCTCTCTTGTAGTTGTATGTATGCATATTTCTatttgtatatatgtatgttgaaATTGCCGCCTCAATTATCTGGTAACCTGTTCGTTATGCTTAACCAGGCATGAATACTACCAGAAGCCAGAAGAAGTGGTTGTGACAATATTTGCAAAAGGAATATCAGCAAAAGATGTGGTTGTTGACTTTG of Glycine soja cultivar W05 chromosome 1, ASM419377v2, whole genome shotgun sequence contains these proteins:
- the LOC114405908 gene encoding WRKY transcription factor 22-like, with amino-acid sequence MDWDLQAIVGCTKAPAATVMDNPHLIFSQHFCPEEQDDLLCNFQEFSETTTVVDELEELYKPSYPRHVHDNPLPVVANSPPILDEKVKELKPSDKTASRCKKSKKRQKNKRVVTAADGVSDPWAWRKYGQKPIKGSPYPRSYYRCSSSKGCLARKHVERSHLDPGVFIVTYTAEHSDPHPTCKNSQQRKNSSTIPLPTTRTRDDQHTLIPVVAEAIEDEHEEIKELKKEEDFVEGVGFQASKLRN
- the LOC114425077 gene encoding protein SGT1 homolog A-like; translated protein: MATALEKKAKEAFFDDEFGLAVDLYSEAIRLDPNDANLFADRAQAHIKLNAFTEAVSDANKSIQLNPSLPKAYLRKATACIKLQEYHTAKVALQNGAAFAQDDSRFANLIQQCDRCIAEESSGLTSTLSSHLSNRNHGMTKEEAEGDSLLSQKNEATLNRPKYRHEYYQKPEEVVVTIFAKGISAKDVVVDFGEQILSVTIDVPGQDAYHYQPRLFGKIIPNNCRVEVLSTKIEIRLAKAEAINWTSLEYGKNTLPPIINRPIVQSERASYPSPKPRTKDWDKLEAQVKKEEKEEKLDGDAALNKLFRDIYQNADEDMRRAMSKSFLESNGTVLSTDWKEVGSKKVEGSPPEGMELKKWEY